A region of Cryomorphaceae bacterium DNA encodes the following proteins:
- a CDS encoding UPF0104 family protein, producing MVTQESDIRSKLGFRRIMIPVVIGLAVATYLLVSNLNEVRFEAVEPGTGTYEWLNPEGDLQPDVYDEKSFAPTEGGDYIRLTYREILRSLDWSWYSAFWFFMALCCVAARDAGYMYRIRVLTDKALSWRKSFDTIMLWEFASALTPSIVGGSGIALFILNREGIKMGRSTAVVMVTALLDELFYITMVPAILLLIGTGQLFPVNMEKELLGITFGTQGIFWLGYFFIVMLTTIIALAVFWRPRLFKFVLLQIFRLPFLRRWRYDIIALGNDIIITSRELKGKSKGFWARALGATYFSWTARFLLVNMLIMAVIPVSDHFLLYGRQLVMWVIMLISPTPGSSGLAEFAFTGFLADFIPLGLAGALAFIWRLLTYYIYIFIGVIVLPRWLRRTAIEIRRRKSQPKPESF from the coding sequence TTGGTAACCCAAGAAAGCGATATTCGATCCAAGCTGGGCTTCCGGCGCATTATGATTCCGGTTGTTATCGGGTTGGCGGTGGCTACCTATTTGCTGGTGAGCAACCTCAACGAGGTTCGCTTTGAGGCGGTAGAGCCCGGCACAGGCACCTATGAGTGGCTCAACCCCGAAGGAGATTTGCAGCCCGATGTGTACGACGAAAAAAGTTTCGCCCCCACCGAAGGCGGAGATTACATCCGTCTGACCTATCGGGAGATTTTGCGCAGCCTTGACTGGAGCTGGTATTCTGCGTTCTGGTTTTTTATGGCCCTGTGCTGTGTGGCTGCGCGCGACGCCGGATATATGTACCGCATACGCGTGCTCACTGACAAGGCATTGTCGTGGCGAAAGTCCTTTGACACCATCATGCTGTGGGAGTTTGCGTCCGCGCTCACCCCATCGATAGTGGGGGGTTCGGGCATTGCGCTCTTTATATTGAACAGGGAAGGCATCAAGATGGGGCGAAGCACGGCGGTGGTGATGGTTACGGCGCTACTCGATGAGCTTTTTTACATCACCATGGTTCCGGCTATTTTGCTGCTGATTGGCACGGGGCAGCTGTTTCCGGTGAACATGGAGAAAGAGTTGTTGGGCATCACTTTTGGCACGCAAGGCATTTTCTGGCTGGGCTACTTTTTTATTGTGATGCTCACCACCATCATCGCACTGGCTGTATTCTGGCGACCGCGATTGTTCAAGTTTGTGCTGCTCCAGATTTTCCGCCTTCCTTTTTTACGAAGGTGGCGCTATGATATTATCGCGCTGGGAAATGACATCATCATCACTTCGCGCGAGCTGAAAGGGAAATCAAAAGGATTTTGGGCACGGGCGCTCGGGGCCACATACTTTAGCTGGACTGCCCGTTTTTTGCTGGTAAACATGCTTATCATGGCCGTGATTCCCGTTTCTGACCACTTCCTTTTGTACGGAAGGCAGCTGGTGATGTGGGTCATTATGCTCATCAGCCCTACTCCCGGCAGCAGCGGATTGGCCGAATTTGCCTTTACAGGTTTTCTGGCCGATTTCATTCCGCTCGGACTGGCCGGTGCCCTTGCTTTTATCTGGCGATTGCTCACCTACTACATTTACATCTTTATTGGCGTCATTGTGCTTCCACGGTGGTTGCGCAGAACGGCCATTGAAATACGCCGTAGAAAATCCCAACCCAAACCAGAGTCTTTTTAG
- a CDS encoding cystathionine gamma-synthase: MKFGTKAIHAGVEPDPSTGAIMTPIFQTSTYVQESPGKHKGYEYSRTQNPTRNALERSLAALENGKHGLCFGSGLAAIDAVLKSLRPGDEVVSTNDLYGGTYRLFDKVFAPFGLKFHFTSMSDPKKVEELMNEKTKIIWVETPTNPMLNIIDIEAMAAIAKKNGCLLAVDNTFASPYLQNPLDLGADIVMHSVTKYLGGHSDVVMGALVCNDDALAEKLYFLQNSSGAVPGPQDSFLVLRGIKTLHLRMQRHCENGKAVANYLAGHPRVQKVYWPGFENHPNHDVAKRQMRDFGGMLSFSLKDDTQDAAFRILEKTRVFTLAESLGGVESLTGHPASMTHAAIPREERLKAGLVDSLIRLSVGVEDIEDLLEDLKQALA, translated from the coding sequence ATGAAATTCGGAACCAAAGCCATACACGCGGGTGTAGAGCCCGATCCTTCCACCGGAGCTATCATGACTCCTATTTTTCAAACCTCAACCTACGTACAGGAAAGCCCCGGAAAACACAAGGGCTATGAATACTCTCGCACCCAAAACCCTACCCGAAATGCACTTGAGCGCAGTCTTGCTGCCCTGGAAAACGGCAAACACGGTCTCTGTTTTGGCTCTGGCCTGGCTGCCATTGATGCCGTATTGAAAAGCCTTCGCCCCGGCGATGAGGTGGTTTCAACCAACGACCTTTACGGCGGCACGTACCGATTATTCGACAAGGTGTTTGCTCCCTTCGGACTCAAATTTCACTTTACCTCTATGAGTGACCCCAAAAAGGTAGAGGAGCTGATGAATGAAAAAACCAAAATTATTTGGGTCGAGACGCCCACCAACCCCATGCTCAACATCATTGATATTGAAGCCATGGCCGCCATAGCAAAGAAAAACGGTTGTTTGCTGGCGGTGGATAACACCTTTGCGTCGCCCTATTTGCAGAACCCGCTCGATTTGGGTGCGGACATCGTGATGCACAGTGTAACCAAGTACCTCGGTGGTCACTCTGACGTGGTAATGGGCGCGCTGGTGTGCAACGACGATGCGCTCGCCGAAAAACTCTATTTTCTTCAAAACAGCAGCGGTGCCGTGCCTGGCCCTCAGGATTCTTTTTTGGTACTGCGAGGCATCAAAACCTTGCACTTGCGTATGCAACGCCACTGCGAAAACGGCAAAGCAGTTGCGAATTATCTGGCCGGCCATCCACGGGTTCAAAAGGTGTATTGGCCCGGATTCGAAAACCACCCCAACCACGATGTGGCCAAGCGGCAAATGCGCGACTTTGGCGGGATGTTGTCCTTCAGCCTGAAAGACGATACGCAGGATGCAGCTTTCAGAATCCTTGAGAAAACGCGTGTATTTACGCTTGCGGAGTCGCTTGGCGGGGTTGAGTCGCTAACAGGCCATCCTGCCTCCATGACCCACGCTGCCATTCCACGCGAAGAGCGCCTCAAAGCCGGATTGGTGGATAGCCTGATACGTTTGAGCGTTGGTGTTGAGGACATAGAAGATCTGCTCGAAGACCTGAAGCAAGCGCTGGCTTAG
- a CDS encoding arsenate reductase, whose protein sequence is MKKVYFLSTCSTCQRIMNDLKLDGFVQQDIKHEKITPAQLNEMKERAGSYEALFSRRAMKYKAMGLAQKELTEKDYQQLILDEYTFLKRPVFVVDNDIYIGNAAATIEKLKKRLS, encoded by the coding sequence ATGAAGAAGGTTTATTTTCTCTCCACTTGTAGCACATGTCAACGCATTATGAACGACCTTAAGCTCGATGGTTTTGTTCAGCAAGACATCAAACACGAAAAAATTACACCCGCGCAGCTCAACGAAATGAAAGAGCGGGCAGGATCCTATGAAGCGCTTTTCAGCCGACGGGCCATGAAGTACAAAGCCATGGGGCTGGCCCAAAAAGAGTTGACCGAAAAGGACTATCAACAACTCATACTCGACGAGTACACCTTTTTGAAACGCCCGGTTTTTGTGGTAGATAACGATATTTATATCGGCAATGCGGCTGCAACCATTGAAAAGCTCAAAAAGCGCCTCTCATGA